One genomic segment of Virgibacillus doumboii includes these proteins:
- a CDS encoding oligosaccharide flippase family protein: MTNKSTGLVNGGAFLLLGNLSTTALNFLALLILANILSPENFGLFTLLTSIIMFGAVIGRGGIENTLLYLIPRNSDDKVTIRMILRTSFLWVTILSLISITIVLFIDLNAIFGIKVTPYITVIMIILSISIFFEAIMYLTLSANRALLNYKQSVIPLVTNKGIYFIFLTFLFLLCYLYNFSGNNLLLIASLIYLCSFVISGLLSYMLYRGSFRKYKSIDLGGYKKRLYFDVIKSAPTYMSTSIVNKSFNTVLLIVLGILLSTESVGIYKISMNLAIFTAFILTSITGVIAPLFSKSYKNNDMVQLGVLYQKSTKWIISISMPVALILLLSSKQLLSLFGDYYEDYQNILIILLIGQFFNVIVGSVGFLLMMTGYKITNLLTNIMTIVLSMILMFILVPYFELSGAAFSVSLGIIIINISKLIIVKKKLNLFPYNKEYWRLVPCTIISLILGFIYINFFTINNDILNVTLVSIIVIISYFCALLFFGGLTIGEKNTISDYLNALKKTLSFKKH, encoded by the coding sequence GTGACTAATAAAAGTACGGGACTGGTTAATGGAGGAGCATTTTTACTGTTAGGAAATTTGAGTACTACTGCATTAAATTTTTTAGCGTTATTAATTCTTGCAAATATTCTATCCCCAGAAAACTTTGGCTTATTCACATTACTCACAAGTATTATAATGTTTGGTGCTGTAATTGGACGAGGGGGCATTGAAAACACATTATTATATTTAATTCCCAGAAATAGTGATGATAAGGTAACAATAAGAATGATTTTACGCACATCATTTTTATGGGTAACAATTCTTTCATTAATTTCCATTACAATAGTTTTATTTATTGATTTAAATGCAATATTTGGGATAAAAGTTACTCCCTATATAACTGTTATTATGATAATTCTTAGTATAAGCATTTTTTTTGAAGCCATTATGTATCTAACCTTAAGTGCTAACAGAGCCCTTCTTAATTATAAGCAATCGGTCATACCGTTAGTAACAAACAAAGGAATATATTTCATATTTTTAACTTTCTTGTTTTTATTATGTTATTTATATAATTTTTCTGGTAATAATTTGCTCCTTATAGCTTCTTTGATATATTTGTGTAGTTTTGTTATAAGCGGGTTGCTTTCATATATGTTGTATAGAGGGAGCTTTAGAAAATATAAGTCAATAGACCTTGGTGGCTATAAGAAAAGGTTGTATTTTGATGTAATTAAAAGCGCACCCACTTATATGTCTACATCCATAGTTAATAAGTCATTTAATACTGTTTTGTTAATTGTTTTGGGTATTTTGCTTTCAACTGAAAGTGTAGGAATATATAAAATTTCTATGAATTTAGCTATTTTCACAGCATTTATTTTAACATCGATTACTGGAGTTATAGCTCCCTTATTTAGTAAGTCATATAAAAATAATGACATGGTACAACTTGGTGTACTATACCAGAAATCCACGAAATGGATTATATCAATAAGTATGCCTGTTGCTCTCATACTACTGTTAAGCAGTAAGCAATTGCTAAGTTTGTTTGGTGACTATTATGAAGATTATCAAAATATATTAATCATATTGTTGATTGGGCAGTTTTTTAATGTAATAGTTGGTTCGGTAGGCTTTCTTTTAATGATGACGGGATATAAGATAACTAATCTACTAACTAATATTATGACTATTGTATTGAGTATGATTTTAATGTTTATATTGGTACCATACTTTGAATTATCTGGTGCAGCTTTTTCCGTTAGTTTAGGGATTATAATCATCAATATTTCAAAATTAATTATTGTTAAAAAGAAATTAAACTTGTTCCCATATAATAAAGAATATTGGCGGTTAGTACCCTGTACAATTATATCATTAATTTTAGGTTTTATTTATATTAATTTCTTTACTATTAATAATGATATTCTGAATGTTACTTTAGTAAGTATAATTGTAATTATATCCTATTTTTGCGCACTATTATTTTTCGGTGGTTTAACCATAGGAGAAAAAAACACAATAAGTGATTATTTAAATGCGTTGAAAAAAACACTATCATTTAAAAAACATTGA
- the rfbA gene encoding glucose-1-phosphate thymidylyltransferase RfbA, giving the protein MKGIILAGGSGTRLYPLTMVTSKQLLPVYDKPMIYYPLSSLMLAGINEILIISTPDDTPRYNSLLGDGAQFGVKINYKIQKEPDGLAQAFTLGEDFIGEDSVAMILGDNIYYGSGLRRILLRAAQKEKGATVFGYHVPDPKRYGVVEFDDNGRVLSVEEKPELPKSNYAVTGLYFYDNRVVDIAKNVKPSDRGELEITSINEAYLHLGELEVELLGRGYTWLDTGTHESLVAATNFVQTIEEHQGIKISAPEEIAYLNGWITKDTLISSGEQFKKTGYGQYLLKVANGEIKY; this is encoded by the coding sequence ATGAAAGGAATAATATTAGCGGGGGGTTCCGGCACCAGACTTTATCCGCTAACCATGGTAACAAGTAAGCAATTACTGCCTGTTTACGACAAACCTATGATATATTATCCTTTATCTTCATTAATGTTGGCAGGGATAAATGAAATACTTATAATTTCTACTCCCGATGACACGCCAAGATATAATTCCCTATTAGGAGATGGTGCCCAGTTTGGGGTTAAGATAAACTATAAAATTCAGAAAGAACCAGATGGGTTAGCACAGGCATTTACGCTAGGTGAAGACTTTATTGGGGAAGATTCAGTTGCGATGATTTTAGGTGATAATATATATTATGGTAGTGGTCTCAGACGAATTTTATTAAGGGCTGCACAAAAAGAAAAGGGGGCGACTGTTTTTGGTTACCACGTACCAGATCCTAAAAGGTATGGCGTAGTTGAGTTTGATGATAATGGAAGGGTTTTAAGTGTCGAGGAAAAGCCTGAGTTACCAAAATCAAATTACGCAGTTACGGGTTTATATTTTTATGATAATCGTGTTGTGGATATTGCCAAAAATGTTAAACCTTCTGACCGAGGAGAACTTGAAATCACTTCGATTAATGAGGCTTATTTACATTTAGGAGAACTTGAAGTAGAGCTATTAGGCCGGGGATATACGTGGCTGGATACTGGGACTCATGAAAGTTTAGTTGCTGCAACCAACTTTGTTCAAACGATTGAAGAACATCAGGGAATTAAAATTTCTGCACCTGAAGAAATTGCTTACCTGAATGGTTGGATAACTAAAGATACACTTATTTCATCAGGTGAACAATTTAAGAAAACTGGTTATGGACAATATCTATTAAAAGTAGCAAATGGGGAAATCAAGTATTAA
- the rfbD gene encoding dTDP-4-dehydrorhamnose reductase — translation MKILVTGYTGQLGFDVVQEGLKHGLEMHGVGKEDLDITKRNDIEQYVYDLNPDAIIHCAAYTAVDNAEDDKETCWKVNVDGTMNIARAAMVVNAIFMYISTDYVFDGTGKLPFTETDEANPIGQYGITKFEGEKKVEELLDDYFIVRISWVFGKNGNNFIRTMLRLSETHDELNVVGDQYGSPTYTFDLAKLLVQMIQTDRYGIYHATNEGFCNWAEFAKEIFKQSKKDLKINTITTEQFPTKAERPKNSRMSKKKLIENGFEPLPHWKHALGHFLEELIHEVN, via the coding sequence ATGAAAATTCTAGTAACGGGATACACTGGACAACTAGGGTTTGATGTTGTCCAAGAAGGATTGAAACATGGATTGGAAATGCATGGAGTTGGAAAAGAGGACTTAGATATTACTAAAAGAAATGATATTGAACAATATGTTTACGATTTAAATCCTGACGCTATTATCCATTGCGCGGCATACACAGCTGTCGATAATGCAGAAGACGATAAAGAAACCTGTTGGAAAGTAAATGTTGATGGTACAATGAATATTGCAAGAGCTGCCATGGTGGTTAATGCTATCTTTATGTACATCAGTACGGATTATGTGTTCGACGGTACAGGTAAATTACCTTTTACAGAAACTGATGAGGCTAATCCTATTGGACAATATGGGATTACAAAGTTTGAAGGTGAGAAAAAAGTAGAAGAACTTTTAGATGATTATTTTATTGTTAGAATTTCCTGGGTATTTGGTAAAAACGGAAATAATTTTATTCGAACGATGTTACGCTTATCCGAGACCCATGATGAATTAAATGTTGTCGGTGATCAGTATGGTTCTCCTACATATACATTTGACCTAGCAAAATTATTAGTGCAAATGATCCAAACAGATAGATATGGGATTTATCATGCAACGAATGAAGGTTTCTGTAATTGGGCGGAATTTGCCAAAGAGATATTTAAGCAAAGCAAAAAGGATTTGAAAATAAATACAATCACAACTGAGCAGTTCCCGACTAAGGCTGAGAGACCAAAAAACTCAAGGATGTCTAAAAAAAAATTAATTGAAAATGGGTTTGAACCATTACCACATTGGAAACATGCTCTAGGGCATTTTCTGGAAGAATTAATACATGAGGTGAATTAA
- the rfbB gene encoding dTDP-glucose 4,6-dehydratase: MSKKKVLVTGGAGFIGGNFVQHIVYKYPEYEIYNLDALTYAGELTKHQDIEGNKNYNFIKVDITDRNTVFDLFSKINFDYVVHFAAESHVDRSITDPGIFIRTNVIGTQVLLDASKEFNVEKFVHVSTDEVYGELNFDPSTFFTEETPLQPNSPYSASKASSDMLVRSYNKTYQLPVNITRCSNNYGPFHYPEKLIPLTISRILNDRKVPVYGDGKNIRDWLHVYDHCSAIDLVVHKGANGEIYNVGGHNEKTNLEVVQSIIKLLGKSNELIEFVTDRKGHDKRYAIDPTKLENLGWQPTYDFETGIAQTIQWYLENVEWLNEKISQGYRNYFKKQYKLG; the protein is encoded by the coding sequence ATGTCAAAGAAAAAAGTATTAGTCACTGGTGGAGCTGGATTTATAGGAGGAAACTTTGTTCAACATATTGTCTACAAATATCCAGAATATGAAATTTATAATTTGGACGCATTAACTTATGCAGGGGAATTAACTAAGCACCAAGATATTGAAGGAAACAAAAATTATAATTTTATTAAAGTGGATATTACAGATAGAAATACAGTTTTTGATTTGTTTAGTAAGATTAATTTTGATTATGTAGTTCACTTTGCTGCGGAAAGTCATGTAGATAGATCTATTACAGATCCTGGCATATTCATAAGGACAAATGTTATTGGTACTCAGGTGCTTTTGGATGCATCAAAAGAGTTTAATGTGGAAAAATTTGTACATGTGTCAACGGATGAAGTTTATGGAGAACTTAACTTTGATCCATCTACCTTTTTTACTGAAGAGACACCTTTACAACCTAATAGTCCTTATAGCGCAAGTAAAGCATCTTCCGATATGCTGGTTAGATCATATAATAAGACATATCAATTGCCAGTAAATATAACCCGATGTTCAAATAACTATGGTCCGTTTCATTACCCAGAAAAATTAATACCATTAACTATTTCTCGTATTTTAAATGACAGAAAAGTACCTGTTTATGGTGATGGAAAAAATATTAGAGATTGGTTGCATGTATATGATCACTGTTCAGCTATCGACCTTGTAGTTCATAAAGGGGCTAATGGTGAGATATATAATGTGGGTGGACATAACGAAAAAACTAACCTGGAAGTAGTTCAATCTATTATTAAATTGCTAGGTAAATCAAATGAATTAATTGAATTTGTTACAGATAGGAAAGGCCATGATAAACGTTACGCGATAGATCCTACTAAGTTAGAGAATTTAGGCTGGCAACCGACTTACGATTTTGAAACAGGTATTGCGCAGACTATTCAGTGGTATTTAGAAAATGTAGAATGGTTGAATGAAAAAATATCCCAGGGCTATCGGAATTACTTTAAAAAACAATATAAATTAGGTTAA
- the tnpC gene encoding IS66 family transposase, with translation MENTAHTSNESIEYFKARTEKLEMENEALEAELKWYQEQFRLSQQRRFGSSSEKTDSNQLSLFNEAETTADSTVEEPTVETITYKRKKQRGQREQKLENLPTETIEYCLSDEEQFCSCCGGALHDMSKEVRKELKVIPAQVKVVEHVRHVYSCRHCERYEIETPIVTAKMPEPVFPGSLASPSAMAYTMTQKYVEGMPLYRQEKHLERFGISIPRQTLANWIAYGANAWLELIYKEMHARLLELDMAHADETTLQVLSEPERPATSKSYMWLYRSGHTDVPIVLYDYQQTRAGKHPRRFLEGFKGYLHVDGYPGYNGLTNVTLVGCWAHARRKFTEALQALPESAATTSVKAKEGLAFCNQLYEIERKLKDVSPKERYKQRLERSQPVMEAFLAWLQEQTPRVLPKSALGKAIKYCRKQWEHLEAFLEDGRLEIDNNRAERSIKPFVLGRKNWLFSNTAKGARSSAIIYSIVETAKENGLNPFNYLSYLFEELPNMDTTDKEQLAQYLPWSAALPQECRVPNKSK, from the coding sequence ATGGAAAATACAGCGCATACATCAAACGAATCAATTGAATATTTTAAAGCGCGTACGGAAAAGCTTGAGATGGAAAATGAAGCGTTGGAGGCGGAATTAAAATGGTACCAAGAACAATTTCGTTTGAGCCAACAACGCAGATTCGGATCTTCCAGTGAGAAGACCGACTCGAACCAGCTTTCGCTTTTCAATGAAGCAGAGACCACAGCTGATTCAACAGTTGAAGAACCAACTGTTGAGACGATTACATATAAACGCAAGAAACAGCGTGGACAGCGCGAACAAAAGCTTGAAAACCTGCCTACGGAAACGATTGAATATTGTTTATCCGATGAGGAACAGTTCTGTTCGTGTTGCGGCGGTGCATTGCACGATATGAGCAAGGAAGTGCGCAAAGAATTAAAGGTTATTCCTGCACAAGTGAAAGTTGTGGAACACGTGCGCCACGTGTACAGCTGTCGCCACTGTGAACGCTATGAAATTGAAACACCAATTGTGACAGCGAAAATGCCAGAGCCTGTTTTTCCCGGTAGTTTGGCCTCCCCGTCCGCAATGGCTTATACCATGACGCAAAAATATGTGGAAGGGATGCCACTGTATCGGCAAGAGAAACATTTGGAACGCTTCGGTATATCCATACCACGTCAGACTCTGGCTAATTGGATAGCGTACGGCGCCAATGCTTGGCTTGAGCTGATTTATAAAGAAATGCATGCCCGGTTATTGGAACTGGACATGGCCCACGCGGATGAGACGACATTACAAGTTTTATCCGAGCCGGAACGGCCCGCAACATCAAAATCCTATATGTGGCTGTATCGCTCCGGGCATACCGATGTTCCCATCGTCTTGTATGATTATCAACAAACCCGGGCTGGCAAACACCCCCGCCGATTCCTGGAAGGTTTCAAGGGATATCTGCATGTAGACGGTTACCCTGGCTACAACGGCTTAACCAATGTTACCTTGGTTGGATGCTGGGCGCATGCACGCCGTAAATTTACAGAAGCACTTCAGGCACTTCCTGAATCCGCAGCCACTACGTCTGTGAAAGCTAAAGAAGGCTTGGCTTTCTGTAATCAACTTTATGAAATTGAACGTAAATTAAAAGACGTAAGTCCAAAAGAACGCTATAAACAGCGTTTGGAACGCAGCCAACCTGTAATGGAGGCTTTTTTGGCATGGCTTCAAGAACAGACACCACGTGTACTACCCAAAAGTGCGTTAGGCAAAGCAATCAAATATTGTCGTAAACAATGGGAACATTTGGAGGCCTTTTTAGAGGATGGTCGTCTGGAAATTGATAATAACCGTGCGGAACGGTCCATCAAGCCTTTTGTGCTAGGTAGGAAAAATTGGCTTTTCAGTAATACCGCAAAAGGAGCAAGATCCAGTGCGATTATTTACAGTATTGTGGAGACAGCTAAGGAAAATGGATTAAATCCATTCAACTACCTCAGCTATTTGTTTGAAGAACTTCCCAATATGGATACGACGGATAAGGAGCAATTGGCTCAATACCTGCCATGGTCAGCAGCCCTCCCTCAAGAATGCCGCGTTCCTAATAAATCTAAATAA
- a CDS encoding sulfotransferase: MNKQIVVLGMHRSGTSTIALILQAIGINMGEKLLGATPGNPYGHAEDEDFLNINELMLKESNGSWDFPPDKTALEKAFNNHYDEIENIITNKNKKKIWGWKEPRTTLFSGCYHQLLKNPYYICVHRNDMEVSQSLKKRNLMPIRKSFKLIDRYNNALQNFLKTCNPHHVIHINYSDFHNPNKDVITDIINFLEIQPTIEQIQKASEIIMPVNEINKERQKLKRQEKRKVYKKALMHPVKSVKLIMELCWRLLRYYI, translated from the coding sequence ATGAATAAGCAAATAGTTGTATTAGGAATGCATAGGTCTGGAACTTCTACTATAGCATTAATTCTTCAGGCGATTGGCATTAATATGGGTGAAAAACTACTTGGTGCAACACCAGGAAATCCATATGGACATGCCGAGGATGAGGACTTTTTGAATATTAACGAATTAATGTTAAAGGAATCAAATGGTTCATGGGATTTCCCGCCTGATAAAACTGCATTGGAAAAAGCGTTTAATAATCACTATGATGAAATTGAAAATATAATTACTAACAAAAATAAGAAGAAAATATGGGGTTGGAAAGAGCCAAGGACTACATTGTTTTCAGGGTGTTATCATCAATTATTAAAAAATCCGTATTATATTTGTGTTCATCGTAATGATATGGAAGTCTCACAGTCTTTAAAAAAAAGAAACTTAATGCCTATTAGAAAAAGTTTTAAATTAATTGATAGATATAATAATGCATTACAAAACTTCTTGAAAACATGTAATCCTCACCATGTAATTCATATAAATTACAGTGATTTTCACAATCCGAATAAAGATGTTATAACTGATATTATTAATTTCTTGGAAATTCAACCTACTATAGAACAAATACAAAAGGCAAGTGAAATAATAATGCCTGTTAATGAGATAAATAAAGAAAGACAAAAATTAAAAAGGCAAGAAAAACGAAAAGTTTATAAAAAGGCTTTAATGCATCCCGTTAAAAGTGTAAAACTAATAATGGAATTGTGTTGGAGACTTTTAAGATATTATATTTAG
- a CDS encoding DUF6337 family protein, with protein sequence MEWFLILLFLFVITSLLNTNNGLFNVNFLVMGPFVILIVINNWFAARYGFYTINNDVITITAFVIILFYTGSLFCRFILGQSIVKQSINKDYQLNIKLIKVYVVIVLLLRLVELLIKFFTGGLAYMTSNDFETMRLNGPIGHLFISAYPLLAVLFYNGLKEKNKINILIVSLGIFLAFLSFTKYHVISMVLLIYLYISFKNKVYFLKGGIITLVSVIALFILGYLGSFLIKDSNVDALFYPYHTWGYIAGGTINFNLITTQGLSGYNIIDWLINSFMALPNMFINYFYGHSINPEYIELGFRQIGNYYGQSPISSNVVNFIGLTYALENILLFILIMFLLGFISEFIFNLAVYRKEENLKLFASVFMTFCLLLFFGNYFSLSMTWELLIYSFLLPGLFKKRRNIKNNLIIR encoded by the coding sequence ATGGAATGGTTTTTAATACTGTTGTTTTTGTTTGTTATTACGTCCTTGCTTAATACCAATAATGGATTATTTAATGTGAATTTTTTGGTGATGGGCCCATTTGTAATTCTTATAGTTATTAATAATTGGTTTGCTGCAAGATACGGCTTTTATACTATAAATAATGATGTCATTACTATAACCGCTTTTGTAATAATTCTTTTCTATACAGGATCATTATTTTGTAGATTTATTTTAGGTCAATCTATTGTAAAACAATCAATAAATAAGGATTATCAATTAAATATAAAGCTAATAAAAGTATATGTCGTTATTGTTTTGTTGCTTAGACTTGTTGAACTATTAATAAAATTTTTTACAGGCGGGTTAGCCTACATGACCTCAAATGATTTTGAGACTATGAGGCTTAATGGTCCTATTGGTCATCTTTTTATATCGGCTTATCCATTGTTAGCTGTATTATTTTATAATGGGTTAAAGGAAAAAAATAAAATAAATATATTAATTGTTTCTCTTGGGATTTTTCTAGCCTTTTTGAGTTTTACAAAATACCATGTAATTTCTATGGTATTATTAATATATCTGTATATTTCTTTTAAAAATAAAGTTTATTTCTTGAAAGGTGGAATAATTACACTTGTAAGTGTCATTGCTTTATTTATATTAGGTTATTTAGGTTCGTTCCTTATAAAAGACTCTAATGTAGATGCTCTGTTCTATCCATATCATACTTGGGGGTATATTGCAGGAGGAACTATTAATTTTAACTTAATAACAACTCAAGGATTGAGTGGTTACAATATAATTGATTGGTTAATCAATTCCTTTATGGCGCTACCAAATATGTTTATAAACTATTTTTATGGTCATTCAATAAATCCTGAGTATATTGAATTAGGGTTTAGGCAAATAGGAAATTATTATGGACAATCCCCGATTTCTTCCAACGTAGTGAATTTTATTGGATTGACTTATGCGTTAGAAAATATATTGTTATTTATACTTATAATGTTTTTATTAGGTTTCATTTCTGAATTTATATTTAATTTGGCGGTTTATCGAAAAGAGGAAAACTTAAAATTATTCGCTTCTGTATTTATGACCTTCTGTTTATTATTATTTTTTGGTAATTATTTTTCTTTGTCAATGACGTGGGAATTATTGATATATAGTTTCTTGTTACCCGGTTTATTCAAAAAACGTAGAAACATAAAAAACAATTTAATTATCAGGTAA
- the rfbC gene encoding dTDP-4-dehydrorhamnose 3,5-epimerase, with translation MKVKDTDLPEVKIIEPTVFGDHRGWFMETHNYTKLIEVGIEISFVQDNHSYSPLKGTLRGLHYQLNPKAQTKLVRCTKGSIFDVAVDIRKGSPNYGKWIGVELTAVNKQQLLVPRGFAHGFVTLTEDVEVQYKVDNDYAPDCDKSIIWNDQTIAVKWPIITEPVLSDKDNNATTLQKAENNFTFEG, from the coding sequence ATGAAGGTAAAAGACACTGACTTACCTGAGGTAAAAATTATTGAACCAACTGTTTTTGGTGATCATCGTGGGTGGTTTATGGAAACACATAATTACACCAAACTAATCGAAGTTGGGATTGAAATTTCTTTCGTACAGGATAATCACTCGTATTCCCCCTTAAAAGGTACTCTTCGGGGTTTGCATTATCAATTAAATCCAAAAGCTCAAACCAAATTGGTCCGGTGTACAAAAGGTTCCATTTTTGATGTCGCAGTAGATATAAGAAAAGGAAGTCCAAACTATGGGAAGTGGATAGGAGTTGAATTGACTGCAGTAAATAAACAGCAACTATTAGTTCCAAGAGGATTCGCTCATGGGTTTGTAACGTTGACTGAAGATGTAGAGGTTCAATATAAGGTGGATAATGACTATGCCCCTGATTGTGACAAAAGTATCATTTGGAATGACCAAACGATTGCAGTTAAATGGCCAATTATAACTGAACCAGTTCTGTCAGATAAAGATAATAATGCGACAACATTACAAAAGGCAGAAAATAACTTCACATTTGAGGGATAA
- a CDS encoding sulfotransferase domain-containing protein, with the protein MIKRIKRKINFVLRSNFSTDLALPDFIIIGAQKGGTTSLYEYLIQHPKISGSIAKEVHYYDANYEKGLNWYKAHFHPSITNTIKGEATPYYLFHPKVPYRIREDSKNIKFIVLLRNPVDRAYSHYKMMVKRGIEPLSFENAIDEEDNRIHHEFEALNKGEIDHSSLVQDFSYISRGIYVSQLERWMTLFPKENFLILNSENFYENTESHMRKIEEFIGVNKWENYSFEVHNSGNPGNKMNVVTEKKLESFFAPFNEELYKLIGENYNW; encoded by the coding sequence TTGATAAAAAGAATTAAAAGAAAGATTAATTTTGTGCTTCGATCAAATTTCAGTACTGATTTAGCGCTCCCAGATTTTATAATTATAGGTGCTCAAAAGGGGGGGACTACATCATTATATGAATATTTAATCCAACATCCGAAAATTTCTGGATCGATAGCTAAAGAGGTACATTATTACGATGCCAATTATGAAAAAGGTCTAAATTGGTATAAGGCCCATTTTCATCCTAGTATTACTAATACTATAAAGGGTGAGGCAACTCCATATTATTTATTTCACCCTAAGGTTCCCTACCGGATTAGAGAAGACTCAAAAAATATTAAGTTTATAGTATTGTTGCGAAACCCGGTAGATAGAGCCTATTCCCATTATAAGATGATGGTTAAAAGAGGAATTGAACCTTTGTCTTTTGAGAATGCAATTGATGAGGAAGACAATAGAATACATCATGAATTCGAAGCCTTAAATAAAGGCGAAATAGACCATAGTTCCCTCGTTCAGGATTTTTCGTATATTAGCAGGGGAATATATGTAAGTCAACTAGAACGATGGATGACCTTGTTTCCGAAAGAAAACTTTTTGATTTTAAATAGCGAAAATTTTTATGAAAATACTGAAAGTCATATGAGAAAAATAGAGGAATTTATCGGAGTAAATAAATGGGAGAATTATTCTTTTGAAGTCCATAATTCAGGTAATCCTGGCAATAAAATGAATGTAGTTACAGAAAAGAAACTAGAAAGTTTTTTTGCGCCTTTTAACGAAGAATTATATAAGTTGATTGGAGAAAATTATAATTGGTGA
- a CDS encoding glycosyltransferase, giving the protein MRISVVIATYNGEKYIEEQLLSIMNQSRQPDEVLIRDDLSTDDTVNKIKKFIIHHDLKNWEVKKNKYNKGWRKNFIDLARAANGELIFFSDQDDIWYRNKIQNMSQIIESNKNIQVLSGMADIVDAEGTLRHKNSKKQSVNTGGTVKKNEFTKKFIHTNALGCTMCVKKNFANTVYSMNNYNLGHDEQLFRMGIIMDSTYTVNIPVIKHRVHDSNATMSGQSMLYKVKNSGRAKNIRENIYWLNNIKKTLIDEDVLDKKRLKILNNTIKFLSKRLKFIESKNFIHMISLVKYSKYYLSLKMLLGDVYVTYFVRLK; this is encoded by the coding sequence ATGAGGATATCTGTAGTAATTGCAACCTATAATGGTGAAAAATATATAGAGGAACAATTGCTATCTATTATGAATCAATCGCGACAGCCTGATGAAGTGTTGATTAGAGATGATTTATCTACTGATGATACTGTGAACAAAATAAAAAAGTTTATTATTCATCATGATTTGAAGAATTGGGAAGTGAAAAAAAATAAATATAATAAAGGTTGGAGAAAAAATTTTATTGATTTGGCAAGAGCTGCAAATGGAGAGTTAATATTTTTTTCAGATCAAGATGACATTTGGTATCGGAATAAAATTCAAAATATGTCACAAATAATTGAATCGAATAAGAATATTCAAGTTTTATCCGGTATGGCAGATATAGTTGATGCTGAGGGCACATTAAGGCATAAAAATTCAAAAAAACAAAGTGTAAATACTGGTGGTACGGTCAAAAAAAATGAGTTTACCAAAAAATTCATTCATACAAATGCATTGGGATGTACAATGTGCGTAAAAAAGAATTTTGCAAATACAGTATATAGCATGAATAATTATAATTTAGGACATGATGAACAATTGTTTAGGATGGGTATTATCATGGATAGTACATATACAGTTAATATTCCTGTGATTAAACATAGAGTGCACGATTCAAATGCCACGATGTCAGGTCAATCAATGCTATATAAAGTGAAAAATAGTGGTAGAGCAAAAAATATTCGTGAAAATATTTATTGGTTAAATAACATTAAAAAAACATTGATTGATGAAGACGTTTTGGACAAAAAAAGATTAAAAATCTTAAATAACACAATTAAATTCTTGTCAAAAAGACTTAAGTTTATTGAAAGTAAAAATTTTATCCATATGATAAGTTTAGTTAAATATTCTAAATACTATCTTAGTTTAAAAATGTTATTAGGTGATGTATACGTTACATATTTTGTTCGTTTGAAATAG